Genomic DNA from Oryza sativa Japonica Group chromosome 5, ASM3414082v1:
GGTAGTCGACTTTTGAAATTTTATATAGCTGCCATTGAGTTCAACATGGGCTGGCATCACCTTGCTAGTCCACGGGAACGAGCAGCTCAAATTTGGCCTTCGGGATGGACAGGAGGAGCACGGAGGTGGTGGTTTGTCTCGACAATTTACAACACTTAAGGTGAGCTCTGCAGAGCTCGACGAGATGACTCTTGTGAACGTCTTGTATGTGGATGTCAAGCTCAAGCTCGCTCAGGAGGCATATCTTGATGGAGCTCCACCAAACTCATGAAGATGGTACTGGGGTTGAAGATGTAGTGACTACTATGAAACCTGAAACCGCTCTCTCGGGCAGACATATTTCGGTGGAAGCAGGTAACGGAGTTCTAGCTAGAGCTCGTCTCCACGGAGCTTGCCACGACTGCATTGCTCAGCGTGGAGAGTGGGatggaagagaaagaaagagaaatggAAGAATAAGAAGAGCAAGGAACATTTCCATATGCACCCTAtgatctttttattttattaactGGATTACTATGTAGGTAAAAATATTATCCAGTTTAGACCGCGGGTTGCAATAAATGATTAAGTATTGAAAGGATGTTGATAACGCCTAGGGGAGGGTGAATATGTGTGTTTCTAGAGCTTTCTTTGCCGTGGATCAGTACTGACCAGAACTTCCAATTATGAATGCTGAACTTCAGATCTGAAACCTAGAAGTTCCGGTCTTCAAGCCGGACACTCTTGTCAAGATATTAAACAAAGTGATATTGCGAGTaaactatatactcccttcatctccAAAAACAACTTAGTACGGGATGTGACAAACCTGTACAGGTACATAATACTAGATATGTTATATTGCAtactagatttatttattttgggacgaagagagAAGAAACTTGGGAAACTCCTACAACCTAGAGGTGACAAGCATGAAATATAACCAAGAAACAACGTTATCTACTAAATCAACTAAGTACATACATAGATTGGAAAATTTAAAATACAAGGTAATGTATTGAGAGAGGAAAACACCTGATTTGTTTATTGAAGTTCGGACCCACGGATTTTGCATCTCTATTGAGGAACTTCAaagagttgttttttttaaaaaaaaaaccctagtcTTTGCCAAGCGACTACCAGTAAAATCTAGTTTCCGCTCAATTTATCACTTTTCCTTATGAAAACGAGGtaaaccttcacaaacttcccTAGCATTACATAATTGTTCGATGCTCACAGATAATGCCTAACTAACTTGAAGAACACCTCCAAGCAGTAACAATTATGGCGATGAATGGCTTGGTGTTAATCTTGAATGTCCAAAGAAGGAATTCCCTTCTATAAAACAATATGGGTAAATTGATAAATATGAAAATTCCCGATTAAATGAAAATGGGGCTGCTATTATACATTCTCCCCTCCGAACTTCGAACGGCGTGAAACCATACGTCATACCTATTTGTACTGGGCCTTATAACAGACACACCTGGGCCTCTACGCCTCCTCTGAGTCCATTCGCACGGGCCCGTCTAAGGGCCTGTTCAAtttgttgccaaaaaaaaaccttactaaattttggcaatgcgaaaattttgatatagttaccaaaattttgacaacttgaCAAAATATTGACAGGATTtcgttaccaaaatttggcagcaaactgaatgtagccacttttttaataactttatcaaaatatgtggtaaggttgaaaatggatCAAAGTGAACAGGACCTAACTTAACtgtgtcgccgcctcccgctgggCGCTGGCTGTGGCCTCGCCCCGTCCTGTGACTCCTTGGCCCGGCGCGCTCTCACTTGGCCCCATGATGCCgcagcgccgcctcgccgcgcgccaccgccgcccgcctgccCCCAGGTAGCGTTACATGATCGCCCGCTCGAGACACGCTGCCTCGCTCGCAGCCGCAGCATGTGGGGgtacctcctccgccgctcgctCGTACGCCGGCCTCGACCTGCTCCTGCAGGAGAACTTCTCGGCCCCGCGCCGCGTCCTCCAGCTCCACgccctcctcctcacctccgGCGCGCTCTCCCTCCCGCACCCCGacccggccgccaccgccgccttcccctACAACTGCCTCATCCAcgcccacctccgcctccgcggctCCGCTTCTCCTCCATGGGGCCCCCTCCGGATCTTCTCCGCCATGCTCGCCCGCGGCGTCCGCCCCAACCGCCACaccttcccctccctcctcaaGTCTAGCGCCAGCTTCGACGCGGCCACCCCGACCCTCCACGCGCAGTGCCTCCGCCGCGGCCTAGACGAGGACCGCTTCGTCGCCTGCTCGCTCCTCAGCGCCTACGGCCGCGACGGCCATCTTGTGCGCGACGCGCGTAAGGTGTTCGACGATATGGCTAGTCCGGATTTGGCTACCTGTAATGCCATGCTTGACGTGCTGTGTCTCTCCGGAGACATGTATGGTGCCCGCTGCTTATTTGATCGTATGGTGGTGAGGGATGTTGTATCGTGGACGACGATTATCTCTGGGTTAACGAGGATTGGGTGTCACTGGGATGCTGTTGAAATGTTCCGGGCATTTCTGCTGCAGAATAAGGGACGGCTTTCTGAGGCCACACTGGTAAGCGTTCTTTCAGCTTGTGCTAATCTGGATGCTGTGGAGGGGCTTGCGGTTGGAATGGCTGTTCATGGGCATGTTGTTCGCCATGAGGTTCAGTTCACTGCGTTCTTGGGCACAGCACTCATCGACATGTATGGTAAGTATGGGAAGCTTAGCTGTTGTAGCCATATCTTTCATTTGGTAAGAGACAAGGAGGTTTGTACGTGGAATGCACTGTTGTCTGCATTGGCTAATCATGGGAAGGAGGCTGAAGCACTGGTTAAGTTTGAGATGATGAGGAGTGAAGGGTTCTTGCCAAATCATATTACATTCGTTGCTGTAATGACAGCCTGTGCTCGCGCAGGATTGGTGGAGACTGGCTTAGACTTCTTCGAAGAGTTGTTTACTGAATATAAGGTCATTCCAATGATGGTGCATTATGGGTGTGTGGTAGATCTTTTAGGCCGTGCTGGTCGTTTTCTGGAGGCAATTCAGATTATAGAGAGGATGCCATTTATGGCTGATGATTCTGTGTGGGGTGCACTTCTTGGGGCTTGCAAGATCCATGGCAATATAGAGCTTTCTGCCCAGATCAGGGAGAAACTAATAGTTCTTGGTGGTCAGCAACCTGGACGGTATGTGACTGTTAGGAACATGTATTTAGAAGAAGGGAACTGGTATGCTGCCACTAGAATGGGAGAGGTGATGCAGGAGGCTGGTATTAAGAAGATAGTGGGTATGAGCAGTGTTGTGCTTAATTGAGTTAATTCTATCACATGAAGTAGTAGTTATATTATTCATCGGATTAGATGTTTGTAAGAACAGAATAGGTATGATGTTACTTCTAGATGTTggaattaatttgtcatttggGACAAAACCTGTAACGCTCTGATTTTcatttgggattaaaaatcattaaataatgtattttccagaaattaaataaaagttaaatcaatttaatcaagtgaaataataggagaattaaaattttcccttaaaaaatcattggccgagaatattttgtaatattctttgtgccctaatgagCTCTCTAAAATTTCCcgcgaattttcggagctcaagaagtaattttaaagtcacaaacATCATCAAATcaattaaagaaaaagaaaaacaagtaaAACTCCCCTCCTTTCTCTTGGGCTGCTTTCGGCCCAATCCTCTTTCTCCTTCCCCcggccgcccccccccccccccccgggaaAAGTACACTAaaggtccctgaacttgtcatcgagttaccaaaacgtcctcaaaccgcaaaaccagacaTCGGGGTCCcctaactatcaaaaccgggTCAGTGTTGGTCCCAGGGCAGTATTGTgcccggttttgtcctacgtagcGCATTGACCACGGTCTTCAACGCTGAGTCAGAAGGGCGGTAGTTAGGATATAATGGGCGAAATATTTGGCGCGCGGTTAGGTTATCCCCAttcaccgaaaccctagcgaagTAGGAAccgagcggggcggcggcggcggcagtgacttggcgagcggcggcgcggagatGTCGAGCTCGATGAGCGACGGCTCGTCATCTATCCGTGAGTTGAAGGCATCTCCCGTGCGTTATTGGGTTGGTCCGCTAGAATATCAGCCCGCGGTGATGTGCCAATGCCGTCCACCAGCCAAGGCGGCGAGGTGGATCTCGTGGAGCACGGACAACCCTGGGCGCCGGTATTACAAGTGCCAAAATGCTCGGGTAAGTGAGGGATTTGGTATTACAAGTTGGATTTGTTGAGTTTGCGTTTTTAGGGTTTGAATGTGGGGTTTTTTCTTGCAGCAAGGGGGGTGTGATTTCTGGGCATGGTACGACGGGCCGACGTCAAGCTTCATCAGGGAGCTCTTGAATGATTTGCGGGACAGGGTGAATTCGTTGAGGAGGGAGAACGAAGTGATGCGAAAGGAGGTCGAACAGAGTCGGGATAAGGTGGAAGTACAGAGTAAAGCGATAGATGATGCTCGTGGTGTGGTTGCTGTGAAGAATGCAGAAATTATGTGCTTGAAGGCCAGGAATCATAAGTTAGAGAAGGAAAGAAAAGTCTTTGTAATATGTGCGGTGTCATGTATGTTTGTGCTGTTTGTGGTGTTGTTTGGGAAGAAGTGAGACAGTGTGATGTGTGGCCAATATGTTGTAATCAGGTCCTTAATTATGTGTTAGCCATGCTCTGGAAAGGCAATGTGTTTGGTGAGATATATGTATCAGTTGTGCTATCAATTTGGAATGAGTTATGTCAATGAATGGTTGCTAATTGAAAGATGAGTTCTAAATGAATGGTTGCAATATCAAATGTGACAACAAAATACAGCAGGCTATACCTTGCTTGATGGCTGCCTTTAGTCCTCATCTCCCCATCGCTGCCAAGTTCATCAAATGATTCCTCCTCATCACTATCTGCATAAGGGGTTTCATTCCCTGCCTCATCACCACCTGTTTGCATTCTTGGTTCAGCCCTCTAGAAAAAAATGTCATCTAGGTTCTCTAGTTGTCCTGCCTTAACCTTCCTCTTGACCTCCTTGTAATGTTTCTCTATCTCAACAgcctcttcatcatc
This window encodes:
- the LOC4338264 gene encoding putative pentatricopeptide repeat-containing protein At1g10330, whose protein sequence is MIARSRHAASLAAAACGGTSSAARSYAGLDLLLQENFSAPRRVLQLHALLLTSGALSLPHPDPAATAAFPYNCLIHAHLRLRGSASPPWGPLRIFSAMLARGVRPNRHTFPSLLKSSASFDAATPTLHAQCLRRGLDEDRFVACSLLSAYGRDGHLVRDARKVFDDMASPDLATCNAMLDVLCLSGDMYGARCLFDRMVVRDVVSWTTIISGLTRIGCHWDAVEMFRAFLLQNKGRLSEATLVSVLSACANLDAVEGLAVGMAVHGHVVRHEVQFTAFLGTALIDMYGKYGKLSCCSHIFHLVRDKEVCTWNALLSALANHGKEAEALVKFEMMRSEGFLPNHITFVAVMTACARAGLVETGLDFFEELFTEYKVIPMMVHYGCVVDLLGRAGRFLEAIQIIERMPFMADDSVWGALLGACKIHGNIELSAQIREKLIVLGGQQPGRYVTVRNMYLEEGNWYAATRMGEVMQEAGIKKIVGMSSVVLN